From a single Lentisphaera profundi genomic region:
- a CDS encoding type II secretion system protein — protein MKSINHTQKPFTLIELLVVVAIIGILASLLLPSLGKARQKGMTAVCQSNLKQQAIIFSMYNDDWGSYPAPWDRKSSFGGSYNGAARWWSPLGSYLGQADWGYENYNTNSLALTNILHCNNADINQMTGGANTHNVYGYGMNLFLADDGTLNWKERYITYPNPNNIAKPSLTPLNADARATDLGKSSELSSTNLNSFYKFDRIRHDNGSNSLFIDGHVSWQREASAFAKYQAYGNNYWRGDY, from the coding sequence ATGAAATCTATTAACCATACTCAAAAGCCATTCACCCTTATAGAACTTTTAGTTGTTGTCGCAATCATTGGGATCTTAGCATCTCTTTTACTCCCCAGCCTAGGGAAAGCGCGCCAAAAAGGCATGACGGCAGTCTGTCAATCCAATCTAAAACAACAAGCAATTATCTTTTCAATGTATAATGATGACTGGGGAAGTTATCCCGCACCTTGGGATAGGAAAAGTTCTTTCGGTGGTAGTTACAATGGTGCTGCTCGTTGGTGGTCCCCCTTAGGTTCTTATCTAGGCCAAGCAGATTGGGGTTATGAAAACTATAATACGAACTCACTCGCCCTCACCAATATTTTGCATTGTAATAATGCTGATATTAATCAGATGACTGGCGGAGCTAATACACATAATGTTTATGGCTATGGGATGAACCTCTTTCTTGCTGATGATGGTACCTTAAATTGGAAGGAACGCTATATCACCTACCCTAATCCAAACAACATTGCCAAGCCTTCTCTTACGCCCTTAAATGCCGATGCACGTGCGACTGATTTGGGAAAATCCAGTGAATTATCAAGTACTAATTTAAATAGTTTTTATAAATTTGATCGTATTCGACATGATAATGGTAGCAATAGCTTATTTATCGATGGCCACGTTTCATGGCAAAGAGAAGCTAGTGCTTTTGCCAAGTATCAAGCTTATGGCAATAATTATTGGAGAGGAGATTATTAA
- a CDS encoding MFS transporter: MLALKQKDIFRYSLGDLGINLNFQLIGFYLAYFYTDVFGISAAHVAGLFLVARIWDAVNDPIMGFIADHTKSPWGRFRPYLLFGAIPLNLILLACFYTPELSDTGKVIYAYVTYIIHGVCFTLVSLPYSSISAVMTQDQQERAVISTYRMFFAVVVALGIIGVGVKPFVNLFATEQQGFFVAACVLGASSVILLWTSFFFSKERVEVPAEKYHLKDIIPIIIKNDALLVLAGAMLLNTAVWVTGNAVALYYFKYVLGNADLQSTFFMVMLPANMLGAFVTPFITKRFGKLKTFMWASLGVAIFSLSRHFIPDDQLTLIFAVSGISSFAMMFCSIAQWGMLPDTVEYGHWKTGQRSEGIPFAFFSFMQKSAMALAGSVAAYAMFLSGYEANTVLTASADKTIRWLFNIVPAIYSSLCFIVLLFYKLDGPLYKKIITELSSKELKS, from the coding sequence ATGCTAGCTTTAAAACAAAAAGATATATTTCGATATAGCCTAGGAGATTTGGGAATTAACCTCAATTTCCAACTTATTGGCTTTTATCTTGCTTATTTTTATACTGATGTCTTCGGCATCTCCGCTGCTCATGTGGCAGGTCTCTTTTTAGTAGCTCGAATCTGGGATGCAGTCAATGACCCCATAATGGGCTTCATTGCTGATCACACAAAATCTCCTTGGGGTCGCTTTAGGCCTTATCTACTTTTTGGTGCGATTCCACTCAATCTTATTCTACTCGCCTGTTTTTATACCCCCGAACTCTCCGATACTGGCAAAGTTATTTACGCCTATGTCACCTATATCATCCACGGTGTCTGCTTTACTCTCGTCTCATTGCCCTATTCATCCATAAGTGCTGTAATGACCCAGGATCAACAAGAGCGTGCAGTCATTTCAACTTATCGAATGTTTTTTGCTGTGGTAGTTGCCCTCGGAATCATTGGCGTTGGCGTCAAACCTTTCGTCAATCTCTTTGCCACTGAACAACAAGGTTTCTTTGTCGCAGCTTGTGTACTGGGGGCGAGTTCGGTTATCCTCTTGTGGACTTCATTCTTCTTCTCTAAAGAACGCGTCGAAGTTCCCGCTGAAAAGTATCATCTCAAGGACATTATACCCATCATCATCAAAAATGATGCATTACTCGTTTTGGCTGGTGCTATGTTACTTAATACCGCAGTTTGGGTTACAGGCAACGCAGTGGCTCTCTATTACTTTAAATATGTTTTGGGTAACGCCGATCTACAATCAACTTTCTTTATGGTGATGCTTCCGGCCAATATGTTAGGTGCATTTGTCACCCCCTTTATCACCAAACGTTTTGGCAAACTCAAAACCTTTATGTGGGCCAGTCTTGGAGTCGCTATATTCTCTTTATCACGTCACTTCATTCCAGATGATCAACTCACACTTATTTTTGCCGTTTCGGGAATAAGTTCATTTGCTATGATGTTTTGCTCGATTGCTCAGTGGGGCATGTTACCTGACACAGTTGAATATGGCCATTGGAAAACCGGTCAACGTTCAGAAGGTATTCCCTTTGCCTTTTTCTCCTTTATGCAAAAATCTGCAATGGCTTTAGCAGGTAGCGTGGCGGCTTACGCTATGTTCCTAAGTGGTTATGAAGCCAATACAGTACTCACCGCGAGTGCAGATAAAACGATACGATGGCTATTTAATATTGTCCCTGCCATTTACTCAAGCCTCTGTTTCATCGTACTTTTATTCTATAAACTAGATGGCCCACTCTACAAAAAAATTATTACTGAACTTTCATCTAAAGAGCTTAAATCATGA
- a CDS encoding helix-turn-helix domain-containing protein: MDSNTQVNTKKILLALDWYDNRVHQGVAKVAQKYGWDLFCLHKTQNQQGIPTCWRGDGAITMIGHKETSDFFKEHKIPVIDLGLEKHGLQVPRVVTNNEMIGKMAANHFLERGFTNFYVPFECGLPMFEERSKSFKNTLKKAGYECQVLNSPNIYDEHLFNHSSDWWKKKLPQLQFPAALFAFEDSWAAQWLALLESMAYKIPSEVAILGADNDPLISTASHISLSSIDTDQHGLGVRAAEALEVLINQPQSASPLLIQHEPLNTITRASTDIIASSNPVVNRALAIIYDDVTINASSLAQKMDMSVQGLQRSFRAHFHMSPGQIIRQLRLRRVKHLLIHSKMSSEEISRQTGFYSIQALHLFFKRETGITPGTYKRLKIPKI, translated from the coding sequence ATGGACAGTAATACACAGGTCAATACAAAAAAAATTTTACTCGCACTGGATTGGTATGACAACAGAGTTCATCAAGGAGTCGCTAAAGTGGCGCAGAAGTATGGCTGGGACTTATTTTGTTTGCACAAAACTCAAAATCAGCAAGGTATCCCAACTTGCTGGCGTGGTGATGGTGCGATCACTATGATCGGTCACAAAGAAACTTCAGATTTTTTTAAGGAGCACAAAATCCCGGTCATTGACTTGGGTTTAGAAAAACACGGATTGCAGGTACCTCGTGTGGTGACCAATAATGAAATGATCGGAAAAATGGCTGCTAATCATTTTTTAGAACGAGGATTTACAAATTTTTACGTCCCTTTCGAATGTGGCCTTCCTATGTTTGAAGAACGTAGTAAATCTTTTAAAAATACACTCAAAAAAGCCGGCTACGAATGCCAAGTCTTAAACTCGCCAAACATCTACGATGAACACCTCTTCAATCACTCCTCCGATTGGTGGAAAAAGAAACTTCCCCAGCTACAATTTCCCGCTGCACTTTTTGCCTTTGAAGATAGCTGGGCGGCACAATGGTTAGCTTTGCTCGAATCAATGGCTTACAAGATCCCCTCAGAAGTAGCTATTTTAGGTGCAGATAACGATCCACTTATTTCTACCGCCTCACATATTTCCCTTAGTAGTATTGATACCGATCAACACGGACTCGGTGTCAGAGCCGCCGAGGCCTTGGAGGTATTAATCAACCAGCCTCAGTCGGCCTCTCCATTATTGATCCAACATGAGCCGCTCAATACTATCACCCGAGCAAGTACTGACATCATCGCTTCCTCCAATCCTGTAGTGAACCGTGCTCTAGCTATCATTTACGATGATGTAACTATCAATGCATCAAGCCTTGCTCAAAAAATGGATATGTCTGTACAAGGTCTACAACGCTCTTTTCGAGCCCATTTCCATATGTCACCCGGACAGATTATTCGTCAGTTACGACTGCGACGAGTTAAACACCTACTCATCCACAGTAAGATGAGCAGTGAGGAAATATCCCGTCAAACGGGCTTTTACTCGATTCAAGCACTCCATCTATTTTTCAAACGAGAAACAGGCATAACTCCGGGTACTTATAAACGTTTAAAAATTCCTAAAATCTAA
- a CDS encoding glycoside hydrolase family 43 protein yields the protein MNDLVYENDLNIQKSDAELVTEKDLIRASTLNPKSAPLVEHMYTADPSAHVFNDKIYIYPSHDVETNQALNDDGDHFDMKDYHVFSLEKPFGKAIDHGVALDVKDVKWADRQMWAPDAAEKNGKYYLYFPARRHDGIFSIGVAIGDLPEGPFIPEENHIEGAYSIDPAVLQDDDASYYMYFGGLWGGQLQQWRNNAPGEDIYPADDEPALNPRVAKLAGDMISLDEEVKEIVILDQEGKPLLAGDTDRRYFEGPWVHKHKGKYYFSYSTGETHKIVYATGDSPYGPFTYQGVILEPVLGWTTHHSIAQFEDKWYLFYHDCMLSGGQTHLRNIKMTELLHDEDGSITTINPYYNS from the coding sequence ATGAATGATCTAGTCTATGAAAATGACTTAAATATACAAAAGAGTGATGCAGAGCTGGTGACTGAAAAGGATCTTATCAGAGCCTCCACACTGAATCCAAAGTCAGCACCTTTAGTGGAGCATATGTATACAGCAGACCCCTCGGCACATGTCTTTAATGATAAGATTTATATTTACCCCTCACATGATGTTGAAACAAATCAAGCCCTCAATGATGATGGTGATCATTTTGATATGAAGGATTATCATGTTTTTTCACTTGAGAAGCCCTTTGGTAAAGCGATTGATCATGGTGTGGCTCTCGATGTGAAAGATGTGAAATGGGCCGACCGTCAGATGTGGGCCCCAGACGCAGCGGAGAAGAATGGTAAATACTATCTCTATTTTCCCGCGAGGCGTCATGATGGTATATTTTCGATTGGAGTTGCTATCGGAGATCTTCCCGAAGGTCCATTTATACCTGAGGAGAATCATATCGAGGGTGCTTACAGTATTGACCCCGCGGTACTTCAGGATGATGATGCTAGTTATTACATGTACTTTGGCGGCTTATGGGGCGGCCAATTACAGCAGTGGCGTAATAATGCTCCTGGAGAGGATATTTATCCTGCAGATGATGAGCCTGCACTCAATCCACGTGTTGCCAAATTAGCAGGCGATATGATCAGTCTTGACGAAGAAGTTAAGGAAATAGTCATTCTCGATCAGGAAGGTAAGCCCTTATTGGCGGGAGATACCGATCGCCGTTACTTTGAAGGTCCGTGGGTGCACAAACACAAGGGTAAATATTATTTTTCTTACTCTACGGGAGAAACTCATAAAATTGTCTATGCTACAGGTGATTCACCTTATGGCCCCTTTACTTATCAAGGGGTGATTTTAGAGCCAGTATTGGGCTGGACGACACATCATTCAATCGCTCAATTTGAAGACAAGTGGTATCTCTTTTATCACGACTGCATGCTTTCAGGGGGGCAGACCCACCTGCGTAACATTAAAATGACTGAACTTCTTCATGATGAAGATGGCTCAATCACAACAATAAATCCTTACTATAATAGTTAA
- a CDS encoding flavodoxin family protein, protein MSNILVLYHSRGGNTKIMADTIAAGASELEGMTVRVLSTDEASFDDLKWCDGIALGSPTNYGTISGKMKCWWDELPPSGWGTLDGKIGCAFSSSGAWGGGAELTCMTLMTILMNYGFLTFGVTDYVDQQFSPHYGSISASSPNEERVQKSCHRLGRRLAEWVSTLINSREDHHPLKQDYERFKSKT, encoded by the coding sequence ATGAGCAATATACTCGTACTTTACCACTCTCGTGGCGGTAACACAAAAATCATGGCGGATACAATTGCCGCTGGCGCTTCCGAACTCGAAGGAATGACAGTTCGTGTGCTATCTACTGATGAAGCTAGTTTCGATGACCTCAAATGGTGCGATGGCATCGCACTTGGTTCGCCAACCAACTACGGCACTATTTCCGGCAAGATGAAGTGTTGGTGGGATGAACTCCCTCCCTCAGGTTGGGGTACTCTAGATGGAAAAATTGGCTGTGCTTTCAGTTCTTCTGGCGCTTGGGGCGGAGGTGCTGAACTTACTTGCATGACCTTAATGACTATTTTGATGAATTATGGCTTCCTCACTTTTGGCGTCACCGACTACGTCGATCAACAATTTTCACCTCACTACGGTAGTATCTCGGCTAGCTCACCTAATGAAGAACGTGTACAAAAATCATGCCACCGCCTCGGTCGTCGACTTGCCGAATGGGTTTCAACTCTCATTAATAGTCGCGAAGATCATCATCCACTCAAACAAGACTACGAGCGCTTTAAGTCAAAAACATGA
- a CDS encoding alkaline phosphatase D family protein, translating into MINNSLKIFSLISLLAVSLMANEGPQQANGIKIGEVTAHSVIIWTRLTDGHAKFTTTEAEDRVRKQQLTPPKVAPGHTGQVRITLTEQEQQFFQSQWKDVNAQSDFTYQVMIDDLTPRSTYQVRVDARYYCSETISSTSKGSFTTAPTPNDIVTAEVAIVTCQAIRSAEDTRVGHSVYKQMLELERPLDFFIHTGDILYYDKGYLAKNVRDARRKWNHTFALPLNRDFSAQVPSFFMKDDHDTVTNDSDPSSVHGDLTFKQGIEIFTEQVPMGDLTYRRIRWGKDLELWLTENRDYRSVNKMKDGPNKTILGAKQKKWLKDTIAASDATFKFIVTPGPIIGPDKPGKNDNHANAGFFTEGEELRQFIATQNNLYIICGDRHWQYASKHPKLGIREFGCGPINGQHMFGGAPKKDPKMHEFFNARGGFLTVKVERKGETPQAILRWHDADEKDPKTGKQRINHEIILDLQ; encoded by the coding sequence ATGATAAACAATAGTCTAAAAATATTTAGCTTGATCAGCCTCTTGGCAGTGAGCCTTATGGCAAATGAGGGCCCTCAACAAGCCAACGGAATTAAAATTGGTGAAGTCACCGCTCATTCGGTCATTATCTGGACACGCTTGACTGATGGTCACGCAAAATTCACCACAACTGAAGCTGAGGATCGAGTCCGGAAACAGCAGCTCACACCGCCCAAAGTTGCTCCTGGTCATACAGGACAGGTTCGAATTACCCTAACTGAGCAAGAACAACAGTTCTTTCAGAGTCAGTGGAAAGACGTAAATGCTCAGAGTGATTTCACTTACCAAGTTATGATTGATGATCTGACACCTCGATCTACTTACCAAGTTCGGGTTGATGCTCGCTATTATTGTTCTGAGACTATTAGCTCGACTAGTAAAGGCAGCTTTACCACAGCTCCTACTCCAAACGATATCGTGACTGCCGAAGTCGCCATTGTGACTTGCCAAGCTATTCGCTCAGCCGAGGATACACGTGTCGGCCATTCGGTTTATAAGCAGATGCTTGAATTGGAACGCCCCCTCGACTTCTTCATTCATACGGGTGATATCCTCTATTACGACAAGGGTTACCTCGCCAAGAATGTTCGTGATGCACGTCGCAAATGGAATCATACCTTCGCTTTGCCACTCAACCGTGATTTCAGTGCCCAAGTCCCCTCCTTTTTTATGAAGGATGATCATGACACTGTGACCAATGATTCCGACCCAAGTTCGGTTCACGGCGACCTCACCTTCAAACAAGGCATTGAGATTTTTACTGAGCAGGTTCCCATGGGAGACTTGACTTATCGCCGTATACGCTGGGGCAAGGATTTGGAACTTTGGTTAACCGAGAACCGTGATTATCGCTCGGTGAATAAGATGAAGGATGGCCCCAACAAAACCATCCTTGGCGCAAAGCAAAAAAAATGGCTCAAAGATACCATCGCGGCTTCTGATGCGACTTTTAAATTTATTGTGACTCCAGGCCCCATCATCGGTCCAGATAAACCAGGTAAAAATGATAATCACGCCAACGCGGGTTTCTTTACCGAGGGCGAAGAATTACGCCAATTTATTGCCACGCAAAACAACCTCTACATCATCTGCGGTGATCGTCATTGGCAATACGCTTCCAAGCACCCCAAATTGGGGATACGCGAATTTGGCTGTGGGCCGATCAATGGTCAACACATGTTTGGTGGTGCGCCCAAGAAAGATCCAAAAATGCACGAGTTCTTCAATGCTCGAGGTGGATTTTTAACCGTAAAAGTAGAACGTAAAGGCGAAACGCCTCAAGCCATCTTGCGTTGGCATGACGCCGATGAAAAAGACCCAAAAACTGGCAAGCAGCGTATCAATCACGAAATCATTCTCGACCTTCAATAA
- a CDS encoding type II secretion system protein, which produces MKLTKPSQTLSKFKIKYRFTLIELLVVIAIIGILASLLLPSLGRARKNAKRAACINNMKQLGISTYLYTDDNEGKFPWRSPTIRVTYDDSLAGYDSRETLSWAEKTVNGFTEAEIGKSAQMYVCPSTPFSTEPQRSYQINIRGNAGQKGFRGVSGDLIDSSIISEIVNPTRVIAYSGGGGNGIMGASGDGTMAYFQQNSFYTSLSYGGEEPHESKTNYLMADGHAVSMRSFSTLITAGGTIVDVSGSGNDTAGTYWDAGDK; this is translated from the coding sequence ATGAAACTCACTAAGCCTTCACAGACACTTTCCAAATTTAAAATCAAGTACAGATTCACCCTCATAGAACTGCTCGTGGTGATTGCCATCATTGGTATTCTCGCCAGCTTACTTTTGCCTTCTCTAGGTAGAGCGAGAAAAAACGCCAAGCGAGCTGCTTGTATCAATAATATGAAACAATTAGGTATCTCTACTTATCTATATACAGATGATAATGAAGGGAAATTCCCTTGGCGTAGCCCAACTATTCGTGTGACTTATGACGACTCTTTGGCGGGTTATGATAGCCGTGAAACTCTAAGTTGGGCAGAGAAAACAGTCAATGGATTCACCGAAGCGGAAATCGGAAAGAGTGCCCAAATGTACGTCTGTCCCTCGACTCCCTTTTCAACAGAGCCTCAGCGTAGCTATCAAATAAATATTAGAGGCAATGCTGGCCAGAAAGGCTTTAGAGGCGTGTCTGGCGACCTAATAGACTCCAGTATAATTAGTGAAATAGTAAATCCCACCAGAGTCATTGCCTATTCAGGTGGGGGCGGCAATGGCATTATGGGAGCTAGTGGCGACGGAACCATGGCTTATTTTCAACAAAACTCCTTTTATACCAGCTTAAGCTACGGCGGCGAAGAGCCCCATGAGAGCAAAACAAATTATTTAATGGCAGACGGTCATGCCGTGTCGATGAGATCTTTTAGTACTTTAATTACAGCTGGTGGTACTATCGTTGATGTCAGTGGTTCTGGTAATGATACTGCAGGAACCTACTGGGATGCTGGCGATAAATAA
- a CDS encoding sulfatase, whose product MKISTKTVVYSLLLIMLTQWAFAADTSKKMNVLFIPVDDFKPLINSFGEKYIHTPNLDRLAARGVSFNNAHCQYAICGSSRVSVMSGLYIDSARVFHFSPKMRVANPDVLTLPQHFKNNGYITTGIGKTFDSRTVDEKRDELSWSVPYREYVMPYKKYGHQKGGYRNSDRTKKIAELEEKYKNNKDELNKALATQSLRPLTEKEDYPDIAYSDGQKTIVAMRMLAEFSRQDKPFFYSVGFQKPHLPFVAPKKYWDMYSREDIQLAYQDKGQGIPKHAFGGMEELHAYSLKEKLPFSDDYQREILHGYFACVSFIDAQVGLILDKLDQLKLTESTIICLWGDHGFHLGDHGLWCKHSNFEQAVRSPLIIAAPHIKEAGGSSNAPVGLIDMYPTLCDLAGIEKPKHLQGKSLVPILNDINATVKPIEMAQYPRQINGKHVMGYTARSKRYRYTLWKALDHKKSEMDGPVVDEELYDYEKDPEEKINFVKNPEYKQIKEELRRELEAMIKVGQNRFK is encoded by the coding sequence ATGAAGATTTCAACAAAGACAGTGGTCTATAGCTTGCTATTAATAATGCTAACTCAATGGGCCTTTGCTGCAGATACGTCAAAAAAAATGAATGTTTTGTTCATTCCAGTCGATGATTTTAAACCACTCATTAACAGCTTCGGTGAAAAATATATTCATACTCCTAACCTCGATCGTTTAGCGGCACGCGGTGTAAGCTTTAATAATGCCCATTGTCAGTATGCAATTTGCGGATCCTCACGTGTGAGCGTCATGAGTGGACTCTATATTGATTCGGCGCGGGTATTTCACTTCTCTCCCAAAATGCGTGTAGCTAATCCAGACGTATTAACTCTACCTCAGCATTTTAAAAATAATGGCTATATTACGACGGGTATTGGTAAGACATTTGATAGTCGAACGGTGGATGAAAAAAGAGATGAACTCTCTTGGTCGGTTCCTTATAGGGAGTATGTCATGCCCTACAAAAAATATGGGCATCAAAAAGGTGGTTATCGAAATAGTGATAGGACAAAGAAAATAGCTGAACTCGAAGAAAAGTATAAAAATAACAAAGATGAGCTCAATAAAGCCTTGGCTACACAAAGCTTACGTCCCTTGACGGAAAAGGAAGATTACCCGGATATTGCTTATTCAGATGGTCAGAAAACTATTGTAGCGATGCGCATGCTCGCAGAGTTTTCTCGTCAGGATAAACCCTTCTTCTATTCAGTGGGCTTTCAAAAGCCGCACTTGCCTTTTGTAGCGCCTAAAAAGTATTGGGATATGTATTCTCGTGAGGATATACAATTAGCTTATCAAGATAAAGGGCAGGGCATTCCCAAACATGCTTTTGGAGGTATGGAAGAATTACACGCATATTCGCTAAAAGAAAAACTACCATTTTCCGATGACTATCAACGTGAAATCCTTCATGGTTATTTTGCCTGTGTTTCTTTTATAGATGCTCAGGTCGGACTGATTCTTGATAAGTTAGATCAACTAAAGTTGACCGAGAGTACCATCATATGTCTTTGGGGAGATCACGGTTTTCACCTGGGTGACCATGGTCTTTGGTGTAAACATTCTAACTTTGAACAAGCGGTGCGCTCGCCACTGATTATTGCAGCTCCCCATATAAAAGAAGCGGGGGGAAGTTCAAATGCACCCGTAGGCTTAATTGATATGTATCCCACATTATGTGATTTAGCGGGTATCGAAAAACCCAAGCATCTACAGGGGAAAAGTCTGGTTCCGATACTCAATGATATAAATGCCACAGTTAAGCCTATAGAGATGGCTCAGTATCCACGACAAATTAACGGCAAGCATGTCATGGGCTATACCGCACGTTCCAAGCGTTATCGCTATACTTTATGGAAAGCTCTAGATCACAAGAAATCTGAAATGGACGGGCCTGTCGTAGATGAGGAACTTTATGATTACGAAAAAGATCCCGAGGAAAAAATAAATTTTGTAAAGAACCCTGAGTATAAGCAAATTAAGGAAGAATTACGTCGTGAGCTCGAGGCGATGATTAAAGTAGGACAAAATCGTTTTAAATAA
- a CDS encoding endo-1,4-beta-xylanase, with the protein MYVRILLLLNLSFYLSASSLKEVYKDKFRIGSAINIQEQLIQHPEKFEALIKKEFNSLVAENAMKWEALNPQKGVYNFKLADALVNFAYKNNMQVVGHVLFWHNQTPDWLFKDDQGHVVSKDELLKRMRFHITTLHQRYGNKIQSWDVVNEAIDEDGSVKNTPWKKILGDDWILQAFQMAEEVFPSSTKLIYNDFNVFNKKKLTGIVSMVDQLLAAGIRIDAIGVQAHWALDYPSDKSIENLINQISSRGLKIDISELDIDVLPMLKSFSGGAEITENHSYKQSMDPYRKEFPKAKQEELAARYANIFRIFLKHSDKIDRVNFWGLNDQFSWKNEWPISDRKNHPLLFDRNHQAKAAYYRVLQSPSIELKGSTQ; encoded by the coding sequence ATGTATGTACGTATTCTATTACTTTTAAATTTAAGTTTTTATTTAAGTGCAAGTTCCCTAAAAGAAGTTTATAAAGATAAATTTCGTATAGGAAGTGCCATAAATATCCAAGAACAACTTATTCAACACCCAGAAAAATTTGAAGCTCTTATAAAAAAAGAATTCAATAGCCTCGTTGCCGAAAATGCCATGAAGTGGGAGGCCCTTAACCCACAAAAAGGCGTGTATAATTTTAAACTCGCCGATGCCCTCGTGAACTTTGCTTACAAAAATAACATGCAAGTCGTGGGACATGTCTTGTTTTGGCATAATCAGACCCCTGATTGGCTGTTCAAAGATGATCAAGGGCATGTCGTAAGTAAAGATGAATTACTCAAACGCATGCGTTTTCATATCACCACATTACACCAACGTTATGGCAATAAAATCCAATCATGGGATGTAGTTAATGAGGCTATCGATGAAGATGGCTCCGTGAAAAACACACCTTGGAAAAAAATCCTTGGTGACGACTGGATCCTACAGGCTTTTCAAATGGCAGAGGAAGTTTTTCCCAGTTCAACAAAGCTCATCTATAACGACTTCAATGTCTTCAACAAGAAAAAACTTACGGGCATCGTATCTATGGTTGATCAGCTTTTAGCTGCAGGAATTCGCATCGATGCCATCGGAGTCCAAGCTCATTGGGCACTCGACTACCCCTCCGATAAATCTATCGAGAACTTGATCAACCAAATCTCCTCGAGAGGTCTCAAAATTGATATCTCTGAATTAGATATCGATGTATTACCCATGCTAAAATCTTTTAGCGGCGGCGCTGAAATCACCGAAAACCATAGCTACAAACAGAGTATGGATCCCTACCGCAAAGAATTCCCTAAAGCTAAACAGGAGGAACTCGCTGCACGCTACGCTAACATTTTCAGGATCTTCTTGAAGCATTCAGATAAAATTGATCGCGTAAACTTCTGGGGACTCAACGATCAGTTCTCCTGGAAAAATGAATGGCCCATTTCCGATCGTAAAAATCATCCCTTGCTTTTTGATCGAAACCATCAAGCAAAAGCTGCTTACTATCGCGTTCTTCAAAGTCCTTCCATTGAATTAAAAGGATCTACTCAATGA
- a CDS encoding type II secretion system protein — protein MKLIKSPHTLFDLKTKKKFTLIELLVVIAIIGILASLLLPTLGKARKKTKAVSCVNNLKQIAYSSLMYTDDNLGYFPGRVNSGAFRISYDDYLAGYDGRDSLTYELMKQNGLSELEAAGSEGYTCPSSPFTVEPKRSYAISFNWNNSRLGVSSHDPDLLRKINDIGETSSSIAYTETGDNSANYTMGRTGGDVVWAHIQNRDLYTNNVYGGEEYHQSKTNYLMVDGHIEAKGFHSTLVKSDGTMAATSDIRTTIWDASR, from the coding sequence ATGAAACTCATTAAGTCCCCACACACACTTTTCGACCTTAAAACGAAGAAAAAATTCACCCTCATCGAACTTCTTGTGGTTATTGCCATCATTGGTATTCTCGCTAGCTTACTTTTACCTACTTTAGGTAAAGCCAGAAAAAAAACAAAGGCAGTATCGTGTGTCAATAACCTCAAGCAGATTGCCTACAGCAGCTTAATGTATACAGACGACAATTTAGGATATTTTCCAGGCAGAGTCAATTCAGGCGCGTTTAGGATTTCTTATGATGACTACTTAGCCGGCTATGATGGTCGTGATTCATTAACTTATGAATTAATGAAACAGAATGGTTTAAGTGAGCTAGAAGCGGCTGGCAGCGAGGGATACACATGCCCTTCAAGCCCATTTACTGTAGAACCCAAGCGCTCCTATGCGATTAGTTTCAATTGGAATAATTCAAGATTAGGCGTAAGCAGTCATGATCCCGATTTGCTGAGGAAAATAAACGATATTGGAGAGACTTCATCCTCTATAGCTTACACTGAAACTGGCGATAATAGTGCAAATTACACTATGGGACGAACTGGAGGAGATGTCGTATGGGCTCATATTCAAAATCGTGATTTGTATACCAATAATGTTTATGGTGGTGAGGAATACCACCAAAGTAAAACGAATTATTTAATGGTCGATGGTCATATTGAAGCTAAAGGCTTTCATAGTACACTTGTAAAATCAGATGGAACGATGGCAGCCACAAGCGATATCAGAACCACGATTTGGGACGCAAGTCGCTAG